One window from the genome of Saimiri boliviensis isolate mSaiBol1 chromosome 2, mSaiBol1.pri, whole genome shotgun sequence encodes:
- the SAMD15 gene encoding sterile alpha motif domain-containing protein 15, whose translation MAEVPEDYYSGPDEDGEPEPERPELPGLHKLHENAEPETMAEAGPELPAEIYQEPQPETEEEDFKEGEPESAKNVQLKPSGTSGEGVAKESKRDVPSETEPGIPQEVKSETSREMREEFFKDLEAPMHEKHEESDLEPPEEAKPNVTANVFLESAMETDPVRPTETMSEVSGATVRETNLDLLKKETEPGVPEESLRLQHKEAGLEPLEQTKLDFSNEKPGESLEETNLQLPKMTKPEIPEETQIKSTEKKRTEPSKQATPEFPENKSRKSTEEANLEPPQETQPEVPEEMQKKATEEKGTELPEQTKLDFPDHNPRKSTDEKVPEALEEIKLEFPGEESRKPSEETILEQSEMMKPEGLEKIRKSNKEKNPQPPEETGLALPQDINPEVEKKTQIKPTEEKNLELPDEAKPIETHVAFFKEDSPEPIKSKYSVEKAELEHREHKRGKLSLSDEFEKEYDSLGSVRASEESIGTHYEFSQQHQTLLDVSKECSYSHPSESQTESSEFVSEKKVVDLSQELKELVSEDEETQPKKRTDIQFEYLNWDPEKVAEWISQLGFPQYKECFTTNFISGRKLIHVNCSNLPQMGITNFEDMKAISQHTRELLEIEEPLFKRSISLPYRDIIGLYLEQKSHTGIKSDSLTLSEFVKAAGLQDYAPEITAPEEEEELPCIEP comes from the exons ATGGCTGAAGTCCCGGAGGATTATTATTCTGGCCCAGATGAAGATGGAGAGCCGGAGCCTGAGAGACCTGAACTGCCTGGACTTCATAAATTGCATGAAAATGCCGAACCAGAAACCATGGCAGAGGCAGGCCCGGAGCTACCAGCAGAGATTTACCAAGAGCCACAGCCAGAGACCGAGGAAGAGGACTTCAAAGAGGGGGAGCCAGAGAGTGCTAAGAACGTGCAGCTGAAACCTAGCGGGACGTCGGGGGAAGGAGTTGCCAAGGAGTCCAAGAGAGACGTACCAAGCGAAACTGAACCAGGGATTCCCCAAGAGGTGAAGTCAGAGACATCCAGAGAGATGAGGGAAGAGTTTTTCAAAGATTTGGAGGCCCCTATGCATGAAAAGCATGAAGAGTCAGATCTAGAGCCACCAGAAGAGGCTAAACCAAATGTCACAGCGAATGTGTTCCTAGAGTCAGCTATGGAAACAGATCCAGTGCGACCAACAGAAACCATGTCTGAGGTTTCAGGGGCCACAGTCAGAGAGACAAATTTAGACTTACTAAAGAAGGAGACTGAACCGGGGGTTCCAGAGGAATCACTTAGATTGCAACATAAAGAGGCAGGTCTAGAGCCTCTAGAGCAGACCAAACTagatttttcaaatgagaaaccaggagaatcacttgaagaaaCAAATCTTCAGCTACCAAAGATGACCAAACCAGAGATTCCAGAGGAGACACAAATAAAGTCAACTGAGAAGAAAAGGACAGAGCCATCCAAGCAGGCTACACCAGAATTTCCAGAGAACAAATCAAGAAAGTCTACTGAGGAGGCAAATCTAGAGCCTCCACAAGAGACTCAACCAGAGGTTCCAGAAGAGATGCAAAAAAAAGCAACCGAGGAGAAAGGGACAGAACTACCTGAGCAGACTAAACTAGACTTTCCAGACCACAATCCAAGAAAGTCTACTGATGAGAAAGTTCCTGAGGCACTAGAAGAGATCAAATTAGAATTTCCTGGGGAAGAATCAAGAAAACCAAGTGAGGAAACAATTCTAGAACAATCAGAAATGATGAAACCAGAAGGTCTGGAAAAGATAAGAAAgtcaaataaggaaaaaaatccacaacCACCAGAGGAGACTGGTCTAGCGCTGCCACAGGACATCAACCCAGAAgttgaaaagaaaacacaaatcaagCCAACTGAGGAGAAAAATCTAGAGTTACCAGATGAAGCCAAACCAATAGAGACACATGTAGCATTTTTCAAGGAAGACAGTCCAGAACCAATCAAGTCTAAGTATTCTGTAGAAAAGGCTGAGCTAGAGCACCGTGAGCATAAAAGAGGAAAGTTGTCACTAAGTGAtgaatttgaaaaagaatatGACTCATTAGGATCTGTCAGAGCAAGTGAAGAATCCATTGGTACACATTATGAGTTTTCACAGCAACACCAAACATTGCTTGATGTCAGTAAAGAATGCTCATACTCACATCCCTCAGAGTCTCAGACAGAATCAAGTGAGTTTGTCAGTGAAAAGAAAGTTGTCGATTTGTCCCAAGAGTTAAAGGAACTGGTTTCTGAAGATGAAGAAACCCAGCCAAAAAAAAGGACTGACATACAATTTGAGTATCTTAATTGGGATCCAGAGAAAGTTGCAGAGTGGATTAGCCAGCTAGGCTTCCCTCAATACAAG GAGTGTTTTACCACAAACTTCATCAGTGGCCGAAAACTCATCCATGTGAACTGCTCAAACCTCCCTCAGATGGGGATAACGAACTTTGAGGACATGAAG GCAATTTCTCAGCATACGCGGGAGCTCCTGGAAATTGAAGAGCCATTATTCAAACGCTCCATCAGCCTTCCTTATAGGGATATTATTGGCTTGTATTTAGAGCAAAAAAGTCATACTGGGATAAAATCTGATTCTTTGACTTTATCTGAATTTGTCAAAGCAGCAGGATTACAGGATTATGCTCCAGAAATAACTGCCcctgaagaggaagaggaattaCCTTGCATTGAACCATAG